One genomic region from Gemmatimonadota bacterium encodes:
- the argS gene encoding arginine--tRNA ligase, with protein MNFSDRIRAELKRAALSIGAPEDVEPLLERPRDPALADWASNIAMVLARPLRRKPAEIAVAIRDNINLADAGVDRIEIAGPGFLNFRLDPGAVAARVRDIVVGNENYGRVSDGGNAPVVVEFVSANPTGPLHVGHGRQAALGDAISSLLEWTGWNVSREFYYNDAGVQIDNLELSVRAHIDAKGGEAAIPAGGYHGDYVREIALRFDGAMDEGVRQFAVRMLRAEQDLDMQAFGVKFDTYYLESSLYTDGKVQQAVDRLIENGRTYESDGALWLRTVEYGDDKDRVMRKRDGTFTYFVPDVAYHLTKWERGFTRAINVQGADHHGTTTRVRAGLRALDLGIPEGYPEYVLHQLVTVVKDGEEVKISKRAGSYVTVRDLIDWVGRDAVRFFFLMRKGDSPLIFDVDLARRQSDENPVYYLQMAHARMSGIFRVGEIDASQMDMSSVDLSALTEPEEQALIKQLIDFPAEVRGAAAALEPHRITSYALETARLAHQWYHKHHVLGEPEPIMSARLALARAAQIVIRNTLHLLGIAAPERM; from the coding sequence GTGAATTTTTCTGATCGCATTCGCGCCGAGCTCAAGCGAGCGGCGCTGAGCATCGGCGCGCCCGAAGACGTCGAGCCGCTGCTGGAGCGTCCGCGCGACCCTGCGCTCGCCGATTGGGCAAGCAACATCGCGATGGTGCTTGCGCGTCCGCTCCGCCGCAAGCCAGCCGAGATCGCCGTTGCGATTCGCGACAATATCAACCTCGCGGACGCCGGCGTCGACCGCATCGAGATTGCCGGCCCCGGATTCCTGAATTTCCGGTTGGATCCCGGTGCTGTCGCGGCAAGAGTTCGCGACATCGTCGTCGGCAACGAGAATTACGGTCGTGTATCCGACGGTGGCAATGCTCCGGTCGTCGTGGAGTTCGTCTCTGCAAATCCAACTGGCCCGCTGCACGTCGGCCACGGCCGTCAGGCTGCGCTTGGCGATGCCATCTCGTCATTGCTGGAGTGGACCGGGTGGAACGTTTCGCGCGAGTTCTATTACAATGATGCCGGCGTTCAGATCGACAATCTCGAGCTGAGTGTGCGCGCACACATCGACGCGAAGGGCGGCGAAGCGGCGATTCCGGCCGGCGGATACCACGGCGACTACGTGCGCGAAATTGCGTTGCGCTTCGATGGCGCCATGGACGAAGGCGTCCGGCAATTCGCTGTTCGCATGCTGCGTGCAGAGCAGGACCTCGACATGCAGGCGTTCGGTGTGAAGTTCGACACGTATTATCTGGAGTCCAGTCTCTACACCGATGGCAAGGTACAGCAGGCCGTGGACCGTCTCATCGAGAATGGGCGGACGTACGAGAGCGACGGTGCGCTCTGGCTCCGCACGGTCGAGTACGGTGATGACAAGGATCGCGTGATGCGTAAGCGCGACGGAACATTCACGTACTTCGTGCCGGACGTCGCGTACCACCTCACAAAGTGGGAGCGAGGCTTTACGCGCGCGATCAACGTGCAGGGCGCCGACCATCACGGTACTACGACGCGCGTGCGCGCCGGGTTGCGCGCCCTGGATCTGGGGATTCCGGAAGGTTATCCCGAGTACGTGCTGCACCAGCTCGTAACCGTGGTGAAGGATGGCGAGGAGGTCAAGATCTCCAAGCGCGCCGGAAGCTACGTGACAGTTCGCGACCTTATCGACTGGGTCGGGCGCGACGCGGTGCGCTTCTTCTTCCTGATGCGGAAGGGCGACAGTCCACTGATCTTCGACGTCGATCTCGCTCGCAGGCAGTCGGATGAAAACCCGGTCTACTATCTGCAGATGGCGCACGCTCGAATGAGCGGAATCTTTCGTGTTGGCGAGATCGACGCGTCGCAGATGGATATGTCGTCGGTCGATCTCAGCGCGCTGACGGAGCCGGAAGAGCAGGCACTCATCAAGCAGCTGATCGATTTTCCGGCCGAGGTCCGCGGCGCTGCCGCAGCCCTGGAACCGCACCGCATCACGTCGTACGCGCTGGAAACCGCACGACTCGCTCATCAGTGGTATCACAAGCATCACGTTCTTGGTGAGCCTGAGCCGATCATGTCTGCCCGTCTTGCGCTGGCTCGCGCCGCGCAGATCGTGATCCGCAACACTCTGCACCTCCTGGGCATCGCTGCCCCGGAGCGCATGTGA
- a CDS encoding PfkB family carbohydrate kinase — protein sequence MSVLVVGSVALDSVETPFGKADDVLGGSATFFSAAASHLTSVQVVGVVGNDYPMARLRELEERNVDLGGIEQVDGRSFRWRGRYRHDLNSAETLETHLGVFSNFEPKIPARFAKPDFLFLANIDPRLQLAVLKQVERPRLVASDTMNFWIESRRPELIELLGHVDLLTLNDAEARQLTEQSNLVQAARWIMAHGPKHVIIKKGEHGAFLFRENNIFFAPAYPLESVFDPTGAGDSFAGGFIGYLARTGDLSDANMRRAVIYGSAMGSFAVEKFSIERLMTVTRAELDQRLHAFKQLVAFEEDVSA from the coding sequence ATGTCCGTCCTCGTCGTTGGATCGGTCGCGCTGGATTCCGTCGAAACGCCGTTCGGCAAGGCCGATGACGTGCTCGGCGGCTCCGCAACTTTTTTCTCCGCCGCCGCGAGTCATCTGACCAGCGTGCAGGTCGTCGGTGTCGTTGGCAACGACTATCCGATGGCGCGTCTGCGCGAGCTCGAGGAGCGCAATGTCGACCTGGGAGGAATAGAGCAGGTCGACGGCCGCTCGTTCCGGTGGCGCGGACGTTACCGTCACGACCTCAATTCCGCCGAGACACTCGAGACGCATCTGGGGGTGTTCTCGAATTTCGAGCCGAAAATTCCCGCGCGCTTTGCCAAACCCGACTTCCTGTTTCTCGCGAACATCGATCCGCGACTGCAGCTCGCTGTACTCAAGCAGGTCGAGCGTCCGCGCCTCGTCGCATCCGACACGATGAACTTCTGGATCGAGAGCCGGCGGCCCGAGTTGATCGAGCTGCTCGGACACGTGGATCTCCTGACGCTGAATGACGCAGAAGCACGTCAGCTCACGGAGCAGAGCAACCTCGTGCAGGCCGCGCGGTGGATAATGGCGCACGGCCCCAAGCACGTGATCATCAAGAAAGGCGAGCACGGCGCTTTTCTGTTCCGCGAGAACAACATCTTCTTCGCACCGGCGTATCCGCTGGAGTCGGTGTTCGATCCCACAGGGGCGGGCGATTCCTTCGCCGGTGGCTTCATCGGTTATCTCGCACGCACGGGCGATCTGAGCGACGCCAACATGCGGCGCGCGGTGATCTACGGATCGGCGATGGGGTCGTTTGCCGTGGAGAAGTTCTCGATCGAACGGCTGATGACAGTTACGCGCGCGGAGCTGGACCAGCGCCTGCACGCGTTCAAGCAGTTGGTTGCATTCGAGGAGGATGTGAGCGCGTGA
- the purM gene encoding phosphoribosylformylglycinamidine cyclo-ligase: protein MTSDPRVNANDAGAPLDYRAAGVDIDASDDAKRRIRKLVESTYTAGVRGAFGAFGGMFRVPTDVAKPLLVASADGVGTKTKVAIEAGRHDTVGHDLVNHCVNDILVQGARPLFFLDYVAFGKLEPAIVEAVVSGVAAGCNENACALLGGETAEMPGIYTPPDYDLAGFIVGCVSEDSVLGPDRVRDGDALVALASTGLHTNGYSLARRIVHDRMKLRATDAFPGMDVTVADALLAVHASYLAAVGPVLDRVHAMAHITGGGIPGNLDRALPPTLDAIVSLASWEVPVLFRELGRAGDVPVSEMFRSFNMGVGMVVVCDGSEVAPVIQHAARAGIAAWRLGEVRPGFGRVILE, encoded by the coding sequence GTGACGAGTGATCCGCGCGTCAACGCGAACGATGCAGGTGCGCCGCTCGACTACCGCGCGGCCGGCGTCGACATCGATGCCAGCGATGACGCCAAGCGCCGGATAAGGAAGCTCGTCGAATCGACGTACACCGCTGGTGTCCGCGGCGCGTTCGGAGCGTTCGGCGGGATGTTCCGCGTTCCTACGGACGTCGCGAAGCCACTCCTCGTCGCGTCCGCGGATGGTGTTGGCACCAAGACCAAAGTCGCGATCGAAGCTGGACGGCACGACACTGTCGGACACGATCTCGTCAATCACTGCGTGAACGACATCCTCGTGCAGGGAGCAAGACCTCTCTTCTTTCTCGATTACGTCGCGTTCGGCAAGCTCGAGCCCGCGATCGTGGAAGCCGTGGTATCGGGTGTTGCAGCCGGCTGCAATGAAAACGCTTGCGCGCTGCTCGGCGGCGAGACGGCGGAGATGCCGGGTATCTACACGCCACCGGACTACGATCTCGCGGGTTTCATAGTCGGCTGTGTGAGCGAAGATTCAGTGCTCGGCCCCGACCGCGTTCGCGACGGCGACGCACTTGTAGCTCTGGCAAGCACGGGCTTGCATACGAACGGATATTCGCTCGCGCGACGCATCGTTCACGACCGGATGAAGCTTCGGGCCACCGATGCGTTTCCCGGGATGGACGTGACAGTCGCCGATGCGCTGCTCGCCGTGCACGCGTCGTATCTTGCCGCGGTCGGTCCGGTACTGGATCGGGTGCACGCAATGGCACACATAACAGGCGGCGGTATTCCCGGCAATCTGGACCGCGCTCTGCCGCCCACGCTGGACGCGATCGTAAGCCTCGCCAGCTGGGAAGTGCCAGTGCTGTTCCGCGAACTGGGACGTGCGGGAGATGTCCCGGTCAGCGAGATGTTCCGATCGTTCAACATGGGTGTCGGGATGGTCGTGGTGTGTGACGGCAGCGAGGTAGCGCCAGTCATTCAACACGCAGCGCGCGCGGGAATTGCTGCATGGAGACTCGGCGAAGTTCGTCCGGGCTTCGGACGCGTTATTCTCGAATAG
- a CDS encoding zinc ribbon domain-containing protein yields the protein MPTYEFTCPQGHDFDKFFRSMASAPTVVPCPVCGEPAERQMSAGAGLVFHGTGFYITDYGKDGKKDQKSAGRRTSESSKEATPAASAGEGSASGGSSASGSDSASSGSSPTEAKSGGDAPPKAPETPAKPVTPTKASE from the coding sequence GTGCCTACGTACGAGTTCACGTGCCCTCAGGGGCATGATTTCGACAAATTCTTCCGGTCCATGGCATCCGCTCCCACGGTTGTACCGTGCCCGGTATGCGGCGAGCCAGCAGAGCGCCAGATGTCGGCAGGCGCTGGACTCGTCTTCCACGGAACCGGGTTCTACATCACGGATTACGGCAAGGACGGTAAGAAAGATCAGAAGAGTGCCGGCCGCAGAACGTCCGAGTCCAGCAAGGAAGCCACCCCTGCGGCTTCCGCCGGCGAAGGAAGCGCCTCCGGTGGGTCTTCGGCGTCAGGGAGCGACTCGGCCTCGTCCGGCTCCAGCCCCACGGAGGCAAAGTCGGGCGGCGACGCGCCGCCCAAGGCGCCCGAGACGCCAGCAAAGCCGGTGACTCCGACAAAGGCCTCGGAGTGA
- a CDS encoding ComEC/Rec2 family competence protein yields the protein MIMWVLVFVLGGLAAGYSLPWQISLGACGALAWLAAIDFVPSACVLYFAASCAIAASGPRPHTGPGFAVKPDSTELGERLRLRASRAIDSAFALDAPIAKALLVADQSEIPRDVKRAYADAGIVHMLAISGLHVSIVAASLVLLLGIARVPGRIGSFITAATIMGYVFVLGFPAPALRSAVMVCVATASHACQRHSSRWSILALGGIVPLVKPENALDVGYQLSMAGMAAVIAAGAVVKRGRIARLRGWRRGVVQSLVVSGVATLVTAPLVACWFGRLSLIGPLTNLAADPVIAVVQPVLFLALVLAPWPAAARFVALAAHPLLVAFEAIARFAALLPYAAVAVTMSPLGVLLSMIAAAGVVVACTSRFPGRSMAVATCATCLTVWLA from the coding sequence ATGATAATGTGGGTGCTCGTGTTCGTGCTTGGCGGGCTGGCGGCTGGTTATTCGCTTCCATGGCAAATCTCGCTCGGCGCTTGCGGTGCGCTCGCATGGCTGGCGGCGATTGATTTTGTGCCCTCAGCGTGCGTCCTGTACTTCGCAGCATCGTGCGCGATTGCCGCATCCGGGCCCCGGCCGCACACAGGTCCCGGATTCGCCGTCAAGCCGGACTCGACGGAGCTCGGAGAGAGGCTACGGCTGCGTGCGAGCCGTGCGATCGACTCTGCGTTTGCGCTCGATGCGCCCATCGCCAAGGCGTTGCTCGTCGCGGATCAGAGCGAGATTCCGCGCGACGTCAAACGGGCATACGCTGATGCCGGAATCGTTCACATGCTCGCGATCTCTGGGCTGCACGTGTCGATCGTAGCGGCGTCACTCGTACTGCTGCTCGGGATCGCGCGAGTACCGGGTCGGATCGGGTCGTTCATTACGGCTGCAACGATAATGGGCTACGTCTTCGTGCTGGGATTTCCCGCGCCCGCGTTGCGCTCGGCGGTGATGGTGTGCGTCGCGACGGCGTCGCACGCATGTCAGCGGCACTCGTCGCGGTGGAGTATTCTCGCGCTGGGCGGTATCGTTCCCCTTGTGAAGCCGGAGAACGCGCTGGACGTCGGGTATCAGCTCAGCATGGCCGGAATGGCGGCGGTGATAGCGGCCGGTGCCGTGGTGAAGCGTGGGCGGATTGCGCGACTGCGCGGATGGCGTCGAGGAGTAGTGCAGTCGCTGGTCGTCTCCGGTGTGGCGACGCTCGTCACGGCGCCCCTCGTCGCATGCTGGTTTGGCCGTCTCAGCCTGATTGGTCCCCTCACCAATCTCGCAGCTGATCCCGTTATTGCAGTCGTGCAGCCAGTTCTCTTTCTCGCGCTGGTGTTGGCGCCATGGCCAGCAGCAGCGCGCTTCGTCGCGCTGGCAGCTCATCCGTTGCTCGTCGCATTCGAGGCGATTGCGAGGTTCGCGGCCTTGCTGCCTTACGCTGCCGTGGCGGTCACCATGTCGCCGCTCGGCGTTCTGTTGTCGATGATCGCCGCCGCGGGCGTGGTCGTCGCATGCACAAGTCGTTTTCCCGGGCGATCCATGGCCGTTGCGACTTGCGCGACCTGTTTGACGGTGTGGCTGGCGTGA
- a CDS encoding ATP-binding protein — translation MDTEQEPPLILVADDVPANVELLFDQLQTLGFRTVAAVDGPSAIAACIEYHPDLCILDVAMPAGELGVDHRSTGFEVCRRLKRDPRTARIPVIFVTALNDTTDRVKGIEAGGDDFLTKPHNRLVLGARVRSLLKLKAATDALEDSYRKLRELEKVRDDLMKMIVHDLKTPLTSVLATLEMVGDGDFGAVSLEQRKALSDAETKAEELLGLIGDLLEVAKVEETGIVLERQEIAPGAFIAEVLHEWNVRFTQEGASVVTSISEDAATFEADKPLLKRVFSNILQNALTHSGRAIELRVTARGEDDGVLFGIQDNGPGIPEEFHDLIFQKFGRVKAGHVPRVRSSGLGLAFCKLVVEAHGGRIWVRSVMGEGSTFYVQLPTHPPKESR, via the coding sequence ATGGACACCGAGCAGGAGCCGCCTCTCATTCTCGTCGCCGATGACGTACCGGCGAACGTGGAGCTTCTGTTCGACCAGTTGCAGACGCTTGGTTTCCGCACTGTGGCTGCGGTCGATGGGCCGAGCGCGATCGCTGCGTGCATCGAGTATCACCCGGATCTGTGCATACTGGACGTGGCGATGCCGGCGGGCGAGCTCGGTGTCGATCATCGGTCCACCGGATTCGAAGTGTGTCGCCGCCTCAAGCGTGACCCGCGGACTGCTCGCATTCCCGTGATCTTCGTCACTGCGCTCAATGACACGACGGATCGTGTGAAGGGCATCGAGGCTGGCGGCGACGATTTTCTGACCAAGCCGCACAACCGTCTCGTGCTCGGCGCGCGCGTACGCAGTCTGCTCAAGCTCAAGGCCGCGACCGATGCGCTGGAAGACAGCTATCGCAAGTTGCGCGAGCTCGAGAAGGTGCGCGACGATCTCATGAAGATGATCGTTCACGACCTCAAGACTCCGCTCACGTCGGTGCTGGCGACGCTCGAGATGGTTGGTGACGGCGACTTCGGTGCCGTCTCACTCGAGCAGCGCAAGGCGCTGAGCGACGCCGAGACAAAGGCGGAAGAACTGCTCGGCCTGATCGGCGATCTACTCGAAGTCGCGAAGGTCGAGGAGACCGGAATCGTGCTCGAGCGCCAGGAAATCGCGCCCGGTGCATTCATCGCGGAGGTTCTCCACGAGTGGAACGTACGCTTCACTCAGGAAGGTGCTTCCGTGGTAACTTCGATCTCCGAGGACGCAGCTACGTTCGAGGCGGACAAGCCGCTGCTCAAGCGGGTGTTCTCCAACATCCTTCAGAATGCGCTGACGCATTCGGGGCGTGCGATCGAGTTGCGAGTCACCGCGCGCGGCGAGGACGACGGCGTGCTGTTTGGAATCCAGGACAACGGGCCAGGAATTCCGGAAGAGTTTCACGATCTGATATTCCAGAAATTCGGGCGCGTCAAGGCGGGCCATGTGCCACGAGTGCGTAGCTCGGGACTCGGGCTCGCATTCTGCAAGCTCGTCGTGGAAGCGCACGGCGGACGCATCTGGGTGCGGAGCGTCATGGGCGAGGGAAGCACGTTCTACGTTCAGCTGCCGACACACCCGCCAAAGGAATCTCGTTAA
- the fbp gene encoding class 1 fructose-bisphosphatase, whose product MVKHTATSVVTIERYIIEQEHLYPEATGELSGLLYDIALAAKMIANKVRMAGLADIIGATENHNVQGEIQQKLDVLANDMIIKALDHSGRLCAMASEEEPDIIQIPDNFRCGKYCLLFDPLDGSSNIDVNVPVGTIFSVLRKITRGARGEMEDMLQPGRRQVAAGYVIYGSSTMMVYTTGQGVHGFTLDPQIGEFLLSHPNIRIPEHGRYLSVNDSYEQVWDEDVRALMRRYRGLDGMRDPMSVRYVGSLVADFHRNLLGGGLFAYPANENNPRGKLRLLYEANPLAFIVEQAGGLGSNGSIRILDVEPTELHQRTPLFIGSKQDVMTADLMLSRRVLAEQA is encoded by the coding sequence ATGGTCAAGCACACAGCGACGTCCGTCGTAACAATCGAGCGCTACATAATCGAGCAGGAACACCTGTATCCCGAAGCTACGGGTGAGTTGTCCGGGTTGCTTTACGACATCGCGCTTGCGGCCAAGATGATCGCCAACAAGGTCCGCATGGCCGGTCTGGCTGACATAATCGGCGCCACCGAAAACCACAATGTTCAGGGCGAGATTCAGCAGAAGCTGGACGTACTCGCCAACGACATGATCATCAAGGCCCTGGATCACAGCGGCCGCCTCTGCGCCATGGCCTCGGAGGAAGAGCCCGACATCATCCAGATTCCGGACAACTTCCGGTGCGGCAAGTACTGTCTGCTGTTCGATCCGCTGGACGGCTCGTCCAATATCGACGTCAACGTTCCGGTTGGGACCATCTTCTCCGTTCTGCGCAAGATCACGCGCGGTGCTCGCGGGGAGATGGAGGACATGCTGCAGCCGGGTCGCCGGCAGGTTGCAGCGGGCTACGTGATTTACGGCTCCAGCACGATGATGGTCTACACCACGGGTCAGGGAGTGCACGGCTTCACGCTGGATCCGCAGATCGGGGAATTTCTGCTGTCGCACCCCAACATCAGAATTCCGGAGCACGGCAGGTATCTCTCCGTCAACGATTCGTACGAACAGGTGTGGGACGAAGATGTCCGCGCGCTGATGCGGCGCTACCGCGGCCTCGACGGCATGCGTGACCCGATGAGCGTGCGATACGTGGGATCGCTCGTCGCCGATTTCCATCGCAACCTGCTGGGCGGCGGCCTGTTCGCGTATCCTGCCAATGAGAACAACCCGCGCGGGAAGCTACGCCTGCTCTACGAAGCAAACCCGCTCGCCTTCATCGTCGAGCAGGCAGGTGGACTCGGCAGCAACGGATCGATTCGCATTCTCGACGTCGAGCCGACAGAGCTGCATCAGCGGACTCCGTTGTTCATCGGCAGCAAGCAGGACGTGATGACGGCAGATCTGATGTTGTCGCGCCGCGTGCTCGCAGAGCAAGCGTAA
- a CDS encoding methylmalonyl-CoA mutase family protein — translation MSGKEVDSGRETPSGIPVEAVYRPADAATDYDRDLGDPGKYPFTRGVQASMYRGRLWTMRQYAGFGTAEETNTRFRLLLERGQTGLSVAFDLPTQMGIDSDSPRALGEVGRAGVAIDTVEDMHALLADLPLETVSTSMTINATAATLLAMYIVVAEERGIARAVLSGTIQNDLLKEYIARGTYIYPPGPSLDLIADIFRFCADEVPRWNPISISGYHIREAGATAVQELAFTFANAIEYVKRAISAGLEIDAFAPRLSFFFASHNDLFEEVAKFRAARRMYARIMRDRFGARDASCRMRFHTQTGGVTLMAQQPLNNVVRVTVQALAATLGGTQSLHTNGYDEALALPTADAATLALRTQQIIGYESGIANTVDPLAGSYYVEALTDQLEGRAMDLIAKVDELGGAERAVAAGFFQEEIARSAYEFQLRVEAGATTIVGVNKFADDGEPLAIPSPDYSALEREQVRKVAAVRTARDSTRVSESLAALREAAGRKAGADRPLMPLIIDAVRARATVGEISDTLAACWGVYNPAL, via the coding sequence ATGAGCGGCAAGGAAGTCGATTCCGGCCGCGAGACTCCGTCCGGAATTCCGGTTGAGGCAGTGTATCGCCCAGCGGATGCCGCCACCGATTACGATCGCGACCTGGGCGATCCCGGCAAGTATCCGTTCACTCGCGGCGTTCAGGCGAGCATGTATCGCGGGCGCTTGTGGACGATGCGGCAGTACGCCGGATTCGGTACTGCGGAAGAGACGAACACGCGCTTTCGCTTGTTGCTGGAGCGCGGACAGACCGGCCTGTCCGTCGCGTTCGACCTTCCGACGCAGATGGGTATCGACTCCGATTCCCCGCGAGCGCTGGGTGAAGTGGGGCGTGCGGGAGTCGCCATCGACACGGTCGAGGACATGCACGCGCTGCTGGCGGATCTCCCGCTGGAGACGGTTTCGACGTCGATGACGATCAACGCGACAGCAGCGACGCTGCTTGCCATGTACATCGTCGTTGCGGAAGAGCGGGGAATAGCGCGCGCGGTGTTGAGCGGTACGATCCAGAACGATCTGCTCAAGGAATACATCGCGCGTGGGACGTACATTTATCCTCCGGGTCCAAGCCTCGACCTGATCGCGGACATCTTCCGCTTCTGCGCCGACGAAGTGCCCCGCTGGAATCCCATCTCGATCTCCGGCTACCACATCCGCGAAGCTGGCGCGACTGCGGTGCAGGAGCTCGCGTTCACCTTCGCAAACGCGATCGAGTACGTGAAACGCGCGATCTCCGCCGGACTCGAGATCGACGCCTTTGCGCCGCGTCTGTCGTTCTTCTTCGCGTCGCATAACGATCTGTTCGAGGAAGTCGCGAAGTTCCGCGCTGCCAGGCGCATGTACGCGCGAATAATGCGGGACAGATTCGGTGCACGCGATGCAAGCTGCAGAATGCGCTTCCACACGCAGACTGGCGGCGTAACACTGATGGCGCAACAGCCGCTGAACAACGTGGTGCGCGTCACCGTGCAGGCGTTGGCGGCGACACTGGGTGGCACGCAGTCGCTTCACACCAACGGATATGACGAGGCGTTGGCACTTCCCACCGCCGATGCTGCAACGCTCGCGTTGCGAACGCAGCAGATAATCGGATACGAATCCGGCATCGCCAACACGGTGGATCCGCTCGCGGGAAGCTACTACGTCGAGGCGCTCACCGACCAGTTGGAGGGCCGCGCGATGGATCTGATCGCGAAAGTCGATGAGCTTGGCGGTGCCGAGCGCGCAGTCGCGGCTGGATTCTTTCAGGAAGAGATCGCCCGCAGCGCATACGAGTTTCAGCTCAGGGTCGAAGCGGGCGCGACGACGATCGTCGGTGTCAACAAGTTCGCTGACGATGGCGAGCCGCTGGCCATACCGTCGCCCGATTACTCCGCACTGGAGCGCGAGCAGGTTCGGAAGGTCGCTGCTGTGCGAACGGCGCGCGACAGCACGCGCGTCTCCGAATCACTGGCAGCCCTGCGTGAAGCTGCAGGTCGAAAAGCAGGTGCCGATCGCCCGCTAATGCCTCTCATCATCGACGCTGTGCGAGCACGAGCGACCGTCGGAGAGATATCGGATACGCTGGCCGCGTGCTGGGGTGTCTACAACCCGGCGCTCTAA
- a CDS encoding DUF4157 domain-containing protein, translating to MRDLFDGVAGVNTGVHSALRAMLRETIGMPFALPQDVISAFPELASVSWRRGGFPLRVGGWFLGRSSVAGITFGSTVFLSPAEPPSVRLLLHELGHVRQYRRDKTFAIRYLWESVCRGYSRNRFEVEADQFAEEVLWSSTQRRPS from the coding sequence TTGCGCGACCTGTTTGACGGTGTGGCTGGCGTGAACACCGGCGTCCACTCAGCGTTGCGCGCGATGCTTCGGGAAACTATCGGTATGCCCTTTGCGCTTCCGCAGGACGTGATCTCTGCGTTTCCCGAATTGGCATCGGTGTCGTGGCGGCGGGGGGGCTTTCCGCTGCGTGTTGGCGGATGGTTTCTCGGCCGCAGCTCGGTTGCCGGGATCACCTTTGGCAGCACGGTCTTTCTGTCGCCGGCCGAGCCGCCTTCAGTCCGGCTTCTTCTTCATGAATTGGGTCACGTTCGCCAGTACCGGCGGGACAAAACATTTGCCATACGTTACCTTTGGGAATCCGTGTGCCGTGGCTATTCGCGGAACCGTTTCGAAGTAGAGGCCGATCAGTTCGCCGAGGAGGTGTTATGGTCAAGCACACAGCGACGTCCGTCGTAA
- the miaB gene encoding tRNA (N6-isopentenyl adenosine(37)-C2)-methylthiotransferase MiaB gives MTRPTVYIETYGCQMNVSDTELMLGKLTASGYDAVDGPDGADVILINTCAIRDHAEQRVIGRLGELKRHMSPTAVMGVTGCMAQRLGPKLLERTPHVSIVIGPDGYRALPTLIDNARRGLRTTATDFDMEEHYEDFKPRRFDKVKAWIPVQRGCDYRCTYCIVPYTRGPERSRALADVVRETESVVADGMSEVVLLGQTVNSYTDGTYDFADLLRAVGRVDGIRRLRFTSPHPNDFSDRVIEAIATTPAVCEHVHLPMQSGSSRTLKRMLRRYTRESYFECAARLRAAVPGLALTTDIIVGFPGESDDEFAETLSAVREVGFDDAYTFKFSMRDGTPATRLPAEMAITDEVASDRLGQLIAVVREGSRARNMARLGERREVLVEKEARRGGLLQARTRDFKTVIIPGSAEMIGEYVDVELTGTTGSTFTGVVVRSREPLPMR, from the coding sequence ATGACCAGACCCACTGTTTACATAGAGACGTACGGCTGCCAGATGAACGTGAGCGATACCGAGCTCATGCTCGGCAAGCTCACGGCTTCCGGTTACGACGCGGTCGATGGCCCCGACGGCGCCGACGTGATTCTCATCAACACCTGCGCGATTCGCGACCACGCGGAGCAGCGGGTGATTGGGCGTCTTGGTGAGCTCAAGCGACACATGTCACCTACCGCAGTGATGGGAGTGACTGGGTGCATGGCTCAACGGCTTGGCCCGAAGCTGCTCGAGCGCACGCCGCATGTGAGCATCGTGATCGGCCCTGACGGATATCGTGCATTGCCGACTCTGATCGATAACGCGCGCCGTGGACTCAGGACGACGGCGACGGACTTCGACATGGAAGAGCATTACGAGGATTTCAAGCCGCGCCGGTTCGACAAGGTGAAGGCCTGGATCCCGGTGCAGCGCGGATGCGACTACCGGTGTACGTATTGCATCGTTCCGTACACGCGCGGTCCGGAGCGCAGTCGCGCGCTTGCGGACGTCGTGCGTGAGACCGAAAGCGTAGTCGCGGACGGGATGTCGGAGGTCGTGCTGCTTGGTCAGACAGTGAATTCTTACACCGACGGCACGTACGACTTCGCCGATCTGCTTCGCGCCGTAGGGCGTGTCGATGGGATTCGTCGCCTTCGCTTCACGAGTCCGCACCCCAACGACTTCAGCGATCGCGTGATCGAGGCGATAGCGACCACGCCAGCAGTGTGTGAACACGTGCATCTTCCAATGCAATCCGGATCATCGCGCACACTCAAACGGATGCTGCGACGCTACACGCGAGAGTCCTATTTCGAATGTGCAGCAAGGTTGCGCGCCGCGGTTCCGGGGCTCGCGCTGACTACCGATATAATCGTCGGATTCCCGGGCGAGAGCGACGATGAATTTGCGGAGACATTGAGCGCGGTTCGCGAGGTTGGTTTTGACGACGCCTACACGTTCAAGTTCTCGATGCGCGACGGCACTCCCGCCACGAGGCTGCCCGCCGAGATGGCAATCACGGACGAGGTGGCGAGCGACAGGCTTGGCCAGTTGATCGCGGTAGTCCGCGAAGGATCTCGCGCGCGCAACATGGCGCGACTGGGCGAGCGGCGTGAGGTACTGGTCGAGAAGGAAGCGCGTCGCGGAGGTTTGTTGCAGGCGCGGACGCGCGACTTCAAGACAGTCATCATTCCCGGCAGCGCCGAGATGATCGGCGAGTACGTGGACGTCGAGCTGACCGGGACTACGGGATCGACATTCACCGGAGTGGTAGTCCGTTCGCGCGAGCCGCTTCCGATGCGCTAA